A segment of the Necator americanus strain Aroian chromosome IV, whole genome shotgun sequence genome:
AACAGGTAGAAATGTAATGCTAAATATTAGGAAATGCTCTTTACGATACTTTGCCCAGGTCTCACAACCGATCTCATCCCACTTCACTCCCTATTCGTGCCCTCAACAACTTCCTCAATATCCAAACAACTGGAGAGACTATAATGTATGAAGAATCTGAGAAAACAATAGCGGCTCATTGTTAAGCATGAATTAGCATTATAAGTCCCTTCTAAAGGGAAGTCTCTTTTTTACACCAAAAATGCTATGGAATTTTTATGTgcataataaatttttttctgattgttGATTTACCCTCCATTGAAAGCTTTGAAAGCTAGAAATATCTTCCTCTAATCCAAGTATAAGTGTAGGGAACACGGAGTTCCattctttgaatttgtttggaataaaactgttttttttaaacaaggaAACAgtaactatttattttctcaaccaatcaataacaacaaaaggcagaacaaaatgaaaatcatctatcataaaaacaaaactactGCAAGTTAACTAAAGTGGTGTTCTCCGTTCTGATTCATGACATTCTGCTATCGTCCACACAGAAAATGGATGTCCTCCTTGAAGAACTATGCTGGCGATGATTCGAAGAAATTAACCATCCAAGTTTGCACCGTTTTCCAACTgctgtattttcttttctcagtcACTATTTGATATATGGACAAGAACAGGTGGAAGTCTGAGGGGGACGAGTGTAAGATGTATGGCAACTGACTCAGGGCTTTCCAACTGGAGCGCCGGATTCTGTTCTGGCTGCTTATTGAAAAGTTACGATTGGCATTgtctgaagaaatttctaggtCGTTGCACTGGCCTCTTAACAGCACAATATTTTATCCACGCGACTCACTTTCCGAGCGTAGAGATTCGTATCAACAGAGTAATTAGGCTGCCTCAGCACTTATTAAATACGCGGATCCGCCTTTTGTGTTTCTCCctgtatatacatacatacatacatacatacatacatacatacatacatacatacatacatacatacatacatacatacatacatacatacatacatacatacatacatacatacatacatacatacatacatacatacacacatacatacatacatacacgtgCGCACGCACGCATACGcgcatacacgcatacacacatacacgcatacacacatgcacacacgcatacaggcatacacacatacgcacacatacacacacgcatacatgcatacacacatacacacatacacacatacacgcatacacacatacacacacgcatacatgcattcacgcatacacacatgcacacacgcatacaggcatacacacatacacgcatacacacatacacatatacacacacatacacgcatacacacatacacgcatgCACGCATACACGCACAtaaacatacacacatacacacacgcatacacgcatacacacacatacacacatacacacacgcatacacgcatacacacatacacacacgcatacacacatacacgcatacacgcatacacacacacacatacacacacgcatacacgcatacacacatacacacatacacgcatacacacacatacacacacgcatacacacatacacacgcatacacacatacacatacacacatacacacatacacgcatacacacatacacacacgcatacacgcatacacacatacacacatacacacatacacacatacacgcatacacacatacacacatacacacacacgcatacacacatacacacacatacacacatacacacacatacacacatacacacatacacacatacacacatacacatacacacatacacacatacacacatacacatacacacatacacacgcatacacacatacacacatacacatacacacacacatacacacacacatacacacatacacacatacacacatacacacatacacatacacgcatacacacatacacacatacacacatacatacacacacacacacacacacacacacatacacacatacacacacacacacacatacacacatacacacatacacacacatacacacatacacacatacacacatacacacatacacacacgcatacacgcatacacacatacacacatacacacacacatacacatacacacacacatacacgcatacacacatacacacacacatacacacacgcatacacatacacacacatgcactCACATACATGcgcacgcatacacacacacatacacacacgcatacactcatacacacgcacacacatacgcacacacacatgcgcacacatacacacatacacacgcatacactcatacacacgcatacacacatacacacacatacacacacacacacacacacacacacacacacacacacacacacacacatacacacatacacatacacacacacatacacatacacacacatacacacatacacacatacacacatacacacatacacacatacacacatacacacatacacacatacacacatacacacatacacacacacacacatacacgcatacacacatacacacatacacacacatacacacatacacacatacacacacacacatacacacatacacacatacacaccatacacacacatacacacatacacgcatacacacatacacgcacacgcatacacacatacacacacacacacacatacacacatacacacatacacacatacacgcatacacacatacatacacacatacacacatacacgcatacacacatacacacacacacacacacatacacacacatacacacacacacatacacacatacacacatacacacacacatacacacatacacacatacacatacacacatacacacatacacacatacacacatacacacatacacacacacacacacacacacatacacacatacacacatacacatacatacacacatacacacatacacacatacacacatacacacatacatacatacacacgcatacacacatacacacatacacacacacacacacacatacacacacacatacacacacacatacacacatacacacacacacacacacacacacatacacacatacacacacacacacacacacacacatacacacatacacacatacacacatacacacatacacacatacacacatacacacatacacacatacacacatacacgcatacatacacgcatacacacatacacacatacacacatacacacacatacacacacgcacacacacatacacacaacatacacacatacacacaacatacacacatacacaacatacacacatacacatacacacatacacacatacacacacgcatacacgcacacatacacacgcatacacacacatacatacacacacacacacacacacatacacacatacacacacacacacacatacacacatacacatacacacacacacacacacacacatacacacacacacatacaaacatacacacacacatacacgcacacacatacacacacacacacacacacacacatacacacacatacacacacacatacacacacacacatacacacacacacatacacacatacacacatacacacatacacatacacacacacatacacacatacacacacatacacacatacacacacacatacacacacacacacacacatacacacatacacacacacacacacatacacacatacacacatacatgcgcacacacatacacacatacacacacatacatgcgcacacacatacacacatatatatacacacacacgcatacatacacacacgcacacacatacacacacatgcacacacacacgcatacacgcatacacacatacacacacacatacacacatacacacacacacacacatacacacacatacacacacatgcacacacatacacgcatacacacatacacacacatacacacacatacacacacatacacacacatacacacacacacacacatacacacatacacacatacacacacacacatacacacacatacacacatacacacacacatacacacacatacacacacatacacatacacgcatacacacatacacacacatacacacatacacacatacacacatacacacatacacgcatacacacacacatacacgcatacacgcatacacacatacacgcatacacacatacacacataaaCACGCATACACgaatacacacatacacacatacacgcatacacgcatacacgcacatacacatacacacatacacacacgcatacacgcatacacacatacacacatacacacatacacacatacatacacgcatacacacatacacacatacacgcatacacgcatacacgcatacacacatacgtgcatacacgcatacacgcatacacacacacatacacgcatacacacatacacacacatacacacatacacacacatacacacacgcatacacacatacacgcatacacacatacacacatacacatacacacacatgcatacacacatacacacatacacacatacacgcatacacacatacacacacgcatacaggcatacacacatacacacatacacacacacacacatacaggcatacatgcatacacgcatacacacatacacatacacgcatacacgcatacacgcaTGCACgtatacacacacatacacacacgcatacacacatacacgcatacacacatacacgcatacacacatacacacatacacacacgcatacaggcatacatgcatacacgcatacacacatacacacacgcatacacgcatacacacatacacatacacacatacacacatacacacacgcatacatgcatacacgcatacacacatacacgcacatacacatacacacacaacaTCTCTACTTCCGTGGACTACTGCTGCTTTCGAACGATCACTGGGATTCAGGAACCTTCATTTCGTCTTATCTTATCTTATCCtgcttatcatttttcattcgacAGTATAATGGAAATGGGTCTTGAAGCTCCGTAGTGATGTAGGCTCGACTGCTTTCCTCCGTTCTGTACATTCCCTTCGCCGGGTGAAATGTCTGCACTTCAATGTCTGTAAGGATATCAAAATAGGATCCGTTACTGTTATGTGAAATAATCGAagactaataataataatcgtaATATCTTCAGACGGTACTGGATATTGTTAGGGGCAAAGCTACAACACGTGCAGGCTTAAAATGTCTTGCAGGAGtgagccgatgtatcaagtcagtgttttttcatTCCCCAGGCAAGTCTAGTGCCAAGTTATCGACACCAGAAGGCTTAGCTGGCACCAGtgcggcttcgaaccatccaTCGTCAATCTCCTAtcgactgtgctacacccgcTTTCTGGATTAGTTGGGAGAACAGCGtgaccacgctcatactcgtgaacaACACCCCTACTTTTATCGATTCGTGGAGATTCAAACaccaaaagttttttctcttctttctttcttttttttcgcgctgTCTTCAAGGACGATCGCTTACGTGAGgtcattactattattacttagATCTATCCATGATGtcgttcaaataaaaattcagtAATCTCCGTGTCTCCGCCGAAAACAGGACCCAGTAGCACTTACATTCATTCCAATCACGAGTAACACTTGCACCCGTTCGAGCATTTCGAAGTACAAAAAATACGTTGACGTTGATTTCTTCTGGGCAGTCccatgttcaaaaaaaaaaaaactttgattcTCATCTTTAGCCATATTGCGATCTGTTCACTCCATGTCagcatcaaaataaaaacaaattgatgGTTATTTTTATGGTACAACTTCTTCGCTTTGGCTTGTGGAAACAACCTGCTTTACGGTGATTTTTATACTTATTATCGTACATGTACACATTCGAAAACACAATAAATGACAATCGTATGTGAGCGTTAGAGGAAGTGAGAGGTAGTATAAACAATCGATTATCTGATCTAATAAAGAGATGTCTTGACACACTGAGTTCGGGCACATAAGTTACTAGAACTCTACGGTGTACTACACGTCTGTGTCAGGAATTCTgtactttttcaaaagattgtGCTCACGATGAGGGTTCAGGATCAACTGCTCGTGCCACATGACATATCAGTTGTGGTGTTCCAGCCGTGCAGTACTGGTCTGCTGATGATAGAAATGTTGCGGTGCCTTCGGCGCACGTAACCAAATATCTGAAATAGTGAAGTTGTTTCAGAGGTGTTACGATGTTTCTGTGGTTCACCGGCGCTTATTCCATAATTATGCCATAACCTTGCCTTTTCCCCTTCTTTAGCGTTTTTTTGAGTAGACTCCGAAGGACGGAGGTGCTGTATTTTCGCAGATTTATATTATCAAAGTGAAAATTATGTTGTATGGAGTTCCTAACAGATAAAACACcctcgtttaaaggcatcaccccacgaatctgaggtggtacggatttcaggtgggttatgcgtatacggagtcgtagattatggagagaagggtgattccgcccatttcttcctaaaaacggAAGATACGACTCCAAGTATCCTAgctcgctattttctacgagttcgattggagcgcgcttgctttgtacacgcgccgcgtctaccggaccgtttttacggaaatttgGAAGAGATgtgcggaatcaccctcctctccatagtcgaCCCCgcataggaactctccacctgaaatccgtaccatctcagagttcgtggagtgatgcctttaatgtcgcGTAAACGGTTGTATACAGGAAACCGTAGGCGTTTCATTGAGGGGCGGCGCACCTTTGCAGTGGCTGGGTGAAGCATTTCTTTAGACGGCGTcgagcaagggtcccaccccTCGGGAGCAAAATGTGCAGAGGCCACGAAAATCCATTTCAGCTTGTATTGTTTTTTACGGATTTAAGAGGAAATCACTTAGTCACTGAATCACttatggctttgagttttccaggcttcGGCCATGATGTCAAACcgtagctgttaataaagatcaatcAAATCTTGAATGCAACTCAAACAAATCAGTGAGAGTTGAGTATTCAATAATGCCACGATACACGGACAATCGAACATGGACTCTTATTAGGTTCGATTCCGTCATCTTTGGGGATTTCACCGTCATAAAAGTATCACGTATGAACGATCTGTTCAACTATATCACCTTTTGGATGTTTAGAGCTGAAGATAACGCTTTGTTACTTGTGCGGGAACCGTTGTCATACCCCTTACtagtattttattctttttttttttgctatttgctTTTCTCAGCCAAAAATGTTGAACAACGTACATAATGTCTTGCCTAGCAGAGTATATGCAACTTCTTTGATAATCTACTAGTAACGAGTAACGCTTAAtctctctattttttcaaaccagTAAATACTCCTAATTTTTTCCCGTTTATGgcatattaattaataattaatcacAAATTGCAACTTGAAAATTCGCCTTCTCCTTACAAGTGTTGTGCTTTTTAGAAAATCAGCAATCAAGGCTCTGAGTAGAAGCGCATGTTTCTCTCTGTTTAGTCCCCTAGGTCCTTAAGGATTCCATCCTTAGCTCTTCCCTACCGTATTCCCTAAGTGCTTTGACTTGATCCCCTCCTTTGTATTAGTAGTACTAATTAAAGCAAATGAGTTACAGAAACCTTCAACTTTTCTAAAGTTTTGGTGTTTGTTAAAACTAATGATACGCCCCTACATCGGTTACTAAACCAATATTTGTGTGATAAAGTGCCGTACCGCGAATCGCCGTGCTTTTCCTTCAAAGCGGCGAGAATGTTGTTCCGTGATTCGGTCACGTTATTGCGTATGCCCTGAAATGAATGGAAGattgtttattcgtttttgAAGATTGATAGTCACTATATTTACTGTAAATAGAATGTCTGAGAATAAAGGTGCATTGTTTACGGATGTTTACCGGCAAAGATACTTCCAGTGAGTTTATATAGTTAGGTTTGCAACCGTGAGACTAAGGCTTAGTTCCGATACGTCCTAAGAAAATCCTCGAGGCCATTAATCCATAGTTCCACTGTTCAAAGTAATGATCTCTCTGTAGTAAGTGATTTTCATGAAAGTTCATTCTTATCGGCAAACATTTTGAGGTGATGTGCTTAGAAATGTTCCCTGTGCCCACAATTCAATACTCTGTTCCAAGTTCTTCTCTGACCCATTCCACTGAAGCGAGAAAACTTACCGCTAAGATGAGCTTATGTAGTTCTGGATCCGTGCACTTAGCATCACCTTCAACTGCTCTCTTCTTACGTCCTCCGCAGCCGCAACCGCATGGCATCGGCAGCTGAAAGGTGCCCAATAAGGTTGAAGTTTCACTACAGCTGTAGGTTTTGGTATTTCTTGACTCCCTCTAGATGGTTGTATTAGCGTTCTTACCGCGATTGATGGAATAGAGAAGCATAGTCGTTGACAGGTAATCTTTGGAGGTTTTGGAAGACATGAAGTATCCTGAAAACAGGCACTTAAAGCTCATAAACTCAGAAATTCGTTTCAAAGGTAAGA
Coding sequences within it:
- a CDS encoding hypothetical protein (NECATOR_CHRIV.G16163.T1); amino-acid sequence: MSTVLDIVRGKATTRAGLKCLAGVSRCIKSVFFHSPGKSSAKLSTPEGLAGTSAASNHPSSISYRLCYTRFLD
- a CDS encoding hypothetical protein (NECATOR_CHRIV.G16164.T1), which gives rise to MGGGGGGCGCGCEDTSCLPKPPKITCQRLCFSIPSIALPMPCGCGCGGRKKRAVEGDAKCTDPELHKLILAGIRNNVTESRNNILAALKEKHGDSRYLVTCAEGTATFLSSADQYCTAGTPQLICHVARAVDPEPSS